One region of Bosea sp. 29B genomic DNA includes:
- a CDS encoding ABC transporter permease translates to MSTIILDFFRAVWRGPFGPTGLMILGLCVALAILGPAIAPYDPVARNYDAAGKLLRLAPPSWQHWLGTTLLGRDVLSQMLVGARPALLVGGLTALGTVLIGVNIGLISGYFGGRIDSVLMRLTDMFLGLPFLPFIIIVLSLTGRSLTTMVIAMTLVMWRSTARVVRAQVLSLREMPFIAAARITGASDLTIIYREIAPNIMPIALVSVAFALAWAIITEASIGFLGFGDPTVVSWGSIVYDAYASQMMYRAPWWVVPPGIAIMVLVSAVYFVGRAYEQVVNPRLRMG, encoded by the coding sequence ATGTCGACCATCATCCTCGATTTCTTTCGCGCGGTCTGGCGCGGTCCCTTCGGTCCCACCGGCCTGATGATCCTCGGTCTCTGCGTCGCGCTGGCGATCCTGGGGCCCGCGATCGCCCCCTATGACCCGGTCGCGCGCAATTACGACGCCGCCGGCAAGCTCCTGCGCCTCGCTCCGCCCTCCTGGCAGCACTGGCTCGGCACCACCCTCCTCGGCCGCGACGTGCTCAGCCAGATGCTGGTCGGCGCCCGCCCGGCTTTGCTCGTCGGCGGGCTGACCGCACTGGGGACCGTGCTGATCGGCGTCAATATCGGGCTGATATCCGGCTATTTCGGCGGCCGGATCGATTCTGTCCTGATGCGGCTGACCGACATGTTCCTCGGCCTGCCCTTCCTGCCCTTCATCATCATCGTGCTCTCGCTCACCGGCCGCAGCCTGACCACCATGGTGATCGCGATGACGCTGGTGATGTGGCGCTCGACGGCGCGCGTGGTGCGCGCCCAGGTGCTGTCGCTGCGCGAGATGCCCTTCATCGCCGCCGCCCGCATCACCGGCGCCAGCGATCTTACGATCATCTATCGCGAGATCGCGCCCAACATCATGCCGATCGCGCTGGTCAGCGTCGCCTTCGCGCTCGCCTGGGCGATCATCACCGAGGCCAGCATCGGCTTCCTCGGCTTCGGCGATCCCACGGTGGTGAGCTGGGGCTCGATCGTCTACGACGCCTATGCCTCGCAGATGATGTACCGCGCGCCTTGGTGGGTGGTGCCGCCGGGCATCGCGATCATGGTGCTGGTCTCGGCGGTCTATTTCGTCGGCCGCGCCTATGAGCAGGTCGTCAACCCGCGCCTGAGGATGGGCTGA
- a CDS encoding nucleoside hydrolase codes for MIPLLIDCDPGHDDSMAILYAAKHFELRGLTTVFGNSIVENTTRNALKICELAGLDIPVAGGIGAPLVGSFAPSMIHGASGLDGADLPEPKRRPVDMHAVTMIIEQAKKAEGELVLAAIGPLTNVAVALRTEPRLARWLKCITIMGGSLDIGNAAPYAEANILKDPEAAAAVFSCDAEIYLAGLNFTRQAILDRSHVELLRRAGGAVPETVAGMLDFYLTRNEARYGRPISPMHDPSAFVPFVRPDLVEHKPFHIQVELASPLLRGMTVADQRNVTRRPDEPEPPRANVMAGIRMDGPAATRHVIETIASYGRG; via the coding sequence ATGATCCCGCTGCTCATCGACTGCGATCCCGGCCATGACGATTCCATGGCCATCCTCTATGCCGCCAAGCATTTCGAGCTGCGCGGCCTGACCACTGTGTTCGGCAACTCGATCGTCGAGAACACCACGCGCAATGCGCTGAAGATTTGCGAACTCGCCGGGCTCGACATCCCCGTCGCCGGCGGCATCGGCGCGCCTTTGGTCGGCAGCTTCGCGCCGTCGATGATCCATGGCGCCAGCGGCCTCGACGGCGCCGACCTGCCCGAGCCGAAGCGCCGGCCGGTCGACATGCATGCGGTGACGATGATCATCGAACAGGCGAAGAAGGCAGAAGGTGAGCTCGTGCTCGCCGCGATCGGCCCGCTGACCAATGTCGCAGTGGCGCTGCGCACCGAGCCGCGGCTGGCGCGCTGGCTGAAATGCATCACCATCATGGGCGGCAGCCTCGATATCGGCAATGCCGCGCCTTACGCCGAGGCGAACATCCTGAAGGATCCGGAAGCGGCGGCGGCCGTCTTCTCCTGCGATGCCGAGATCTATCTCGCTGGCCTCAACTTCACCCGCCAGGCGATCCTCGATCGCAGCCATGTCGAGCTGCTGCGGCGGGCGGGTGGGGCGGTGCCGGAGACCGTCGCCGGCATGCTCGATTTCTACCTGACCCGCAACGAAGCCCGCTACGGCAGGCCGATCTCGCCGATGCACGATCCCAGCGCCTTCGTGCCCTTCGTCCGGCCGGACCTCGTCGAGCACAAGCCCTTCCATATCCAGGTCGAGCTGGCGAGCCCGCTGCTGCGCGGCATGACCGTGGCGGACCAGCGCAACGTCACGCGCCGCCCGGACGAGCCGGAGCCGCCGCGCGCCAACGTCATGGCCGGCATCCGCATGGATGGGCCGGCCGCGACCCGGCATGTGATCGAGACGATCGCGAGCTATGGGCGCGGCTGA
- a CDS encoding ABC transporter substrate-binding protein, whose translation MRLATAFAGALIGLGASMALAQQPVPEIKVLTWPAAKYQHYFETSNYVAEGWRKLGLKVTLDPQPFPNPMLSKWFKEHDFDVVMSVLSGSPQRSEPDFFTNAQFNSRNSAPGDSNVGSFSSPKVDELGGRQLALYDAQERRKVIHELQRALADEQPEAVLAYVVNTFAMNTAKVEIPGYEDTSDGPRSLWNMLRLTSKAGTAVKIGRTIDQGTFNPLAATIVEDFNTLSLVYDKLVELGADGSPRMWLAEALEVVDPTTVVVKLRQGHSFSDGKPVTAEDVKFSFDYLKRWDAAYFKKYLEKLASVEVVDPTTVRFKLTEAYAPFIINTLGQVLILPKHVWGDVVEKTGIAKPQDFRNMPLVGSGPYTLRYWREGQEISLQRRADHFAKPASDLLIVVFGSAELVGASLKKGDIDVSFQPIVPTVVKEFAAEKNVKLIQARSNGHMSMRYNTTRPALASKALRQAMAHAIPYNAIIEEVLGGDAGRSATPIVPVNAFWHDASIPLPAYDIDKAKAILKAAGYSWGPDGALRAPAK comes from the coding sequence ATGAGGCTGGCGACGGCATTCGCAGGCGCGCTGATCGGGCTCGGCGCAAGCATGGCTCTGGCGCAGCAGCCGGTTCCCGAGATCAAGGTGCTGACCTGGCCGGCCGCCAAGTACCAGCACTATTTCGAGACCTCCAATTATGTCGCCGAGGGCTGGCGCAAGCTCGGCCTGAAGGTCACGCTCGACCCGCAGCCCTTCCCCAATCCGATGCTGTCGAAATGGTTCAAGGAGCATGATTTCGACGTGGTGATGTCGGTCCTCTCGGGCTCGCCGCAGCGCTCGGAGCCCGACTTCTTCACCAACGCCCAGTTCAATTCGCGCAACAGCGCGCCGGGCGACTCCAATGTCGGCTCCTTCTCCAGCCCGAAGGTCGACGAACTCGGTGGCAGGCAGCTCGCGCTCTATGACGCGCAGGAGCGCCGCAAGGTGATCCACGAATTGCAGCGCGCCCTGGCAGACGAGCAGCCCGAGGCGGTCCTCGCCTATGTCGTCAACACCTTCGCGATGAACACCGCCAAGGTCGAGATCCCCGGCTATGAAGACACTTCGGACGGGCCGCGCTCGCTCTGGAACATGCTGCGCCTGACCTCCAAGGCCGGTACTGCCGTGAAGATCGGCCGCACCATCGACCAGGGCACCTTCAACCCGCTGGCCGCGACGATCGTCGAGGACTTCAACACGCTGAGCCTGGTCTACGACAAGCTGGTCGAGCTCGGTGCCGACGGCTCGCCGCGCATGTGGCTGGCTGAGGCGCTGGAGGTGGTCGATCCCACCACCGTGGTGGTCAAGCTCCGCCAGGGCCACAGCTTCAGCGACGGCAAGCCAGTCACCGCCGAGGACGTGAAATTCTCCTTTGACTATTTGAAGCGCTGGGACGCGGCCTATTTCAAGAAATACCTGGAGAAGCTCGCTTCGGTCGAGGTCGTCGACCCCACGACGGTGCGCTTCAAGCTCACCGAGGCTTATGCGCCCTTCATCATCAACACGCTCGGCCAGGTGCTGATCCTGCCCAAGCATGTCTGGGGGGACGTAGTCGAGAAGACCGGCATCGCCAAGCCGCAGGATTTCCGCAACATGCCGCTCGTCGGCAGTGGCCCCTACACGCTGCGCTACTGGCGCGAAGGCCAGGAGATCTCGCTGCAGCGTCGCGCCGATCATTTCGCCAAGCCGGCCTCCGATCTGCTGATCGTCGTCTTCGGCTCGGCCGAGCTCGTCGGCGCCTCCCTGAAGAAGGGTGACATCGACGTCTCCTTCCAGCCGATCGTGCCGACGGTGGTCAAGGAGTTCGCCGCCGAGAAGAACGTCAAGCTGATTCAGGCGCGCTCGAACGGACACATGTCGATGCGCTACAACACCACCCGCCCGGCGCTCGCCAGCAAGGCGCTGCGCCAGGCCATGGCCCATGCCATCCCCTATAACGCGATCATCGAGGAAGTGCTGGGTGGCGACGCCGGCCGCAGCGCCACGCCGATCGTCCCGGTCAACGCCTTCTGGCACGACGCTTCGATCCCGTTGCCGGCCTACGACATCGACAAGGCCAAAGCGATCCTGAAGGCCGCCGGCTACAGCTGGGGCCCGGACGGCGCCCTGCGCGCCCCGGCGAAGTGA
- a CDS encoding sugar ABC transporter permease: MTALSDRALAPVAASEAPRAARRRSADPMQPRTLVLLAFLLPALAFLVLFRLTPIVIAIGGSLFTQNLAGETSFGGLTNFAQLFGDERFWNSLKVTLIFNIIINPLQIAIAFCYALLVMAPGRGVTFFRAAFFLPMTLSTGLTAVLWNIMLDSNLGPVNAILEGIGIGRQPFFLSEHQALGTMIAIATWKGCGYWMIFLLAGLYRIPGELYEAARIDGASRWHQLVHITLPQMRRPLAFVFVADTAINFLFFAPVYIITKGGPNGATDLLMFRAYENAFTFINWGRSLALSTIILVIIGVIAAIELRLFRDKEGADA; encoded by the coding sequence ATGACCGCCTTGTCCGACCGGGCCTTGGCCCCCGTCGCCGCTTCGGAGGCGCCGCGTGCCGCGCGTCGCCGCTCCGCCGATCCGATGCAGCCGCGCACGCTGGTGCTGCTCGCCTTCCTCTTGCCGGCGCTGGCCTTCCTCGTCCTGTTCCGGCTGACGCCGATCGTGATCGCCATTGGCGGTAGCCTGTTCACCCAGAACCTTGCCGGCGAGACCTCCTTCGGCGGCCTGACGAATTTCGCGCAGCTCTTCGGCGACGAGCGCTTCTGGAATTCGCTGAAGGTCACGCTGATCTTCAACATCATCATCAACCCGCTGCAGATCGCCATTGCCTTCTGCTACGCGCTGCTGGTGATGGCGCCGGGCAGGGGCGTCACCTTCTTCCGTGCCGCCTTCTTTCTGCCGATGACGCTCTCCACCGGCCTTACCGCCGTGTTGTGGAACATCATGCTGGATTCCAATCTGGGACCGGTGAATGCCATCCTCGAGGGCATCGGCATCGGCCGCCAGCCCTTCTTCCTGTCGGAGCATCAGGCGCTCGGCACGATGATCGCCATCGCGACCTGGAAGGGCTGCGGCTATTGGATGATCTTCCTGCTGGCCGGGCTCTACCGCATTCCGGGCGAGCTCTACGAGGCCGCCCGCATCGACGGCGCCAGCCGCTGGCACCAGCTCGTCCACATCACCCTGCCGCAGATGCGCCGGCCGCTCGCCTTCGTCTTCGTGGCGGACACCGCGATCAACTTCCTGTTCTTCGCGCCGGTCTACATCATCACCAAGGGCGGGCCGAACGGCGCGACCGACCTGCTGATGTTCCGCGCCTACGAAAACGCCTTCACCTTCATCAACTGGGGACGTTCGCTGGCGCTGTCGACGATCATCCTCGTCATCATCGGCGTGATCGCCGCGATCGAGCTCCGGCTGTTCCGCGACAAGGAAGGAGCCGACGCATGA
- a CDS encoding ABC transporter permease codes for MAGYLLRRFCHMVLTLFAMATLMFFLFRLLPGDPTATVISPSLYPKAQEAMRQQFGLDRPLFEQYLLYLRNLCVLDFGFSFQTNRPVFEMIQGRLLNTILLILPSMLAAYLLGAVIGAIAAWKRGGAAEVSLVFTATALQSAPLFWLGMLAILLFSIKLDLFPIGHIVTPGMFPEQDWRMYLSADFLHHLALPFLVNTLYQLCFPLLLMRSTMLSTIGEDYIELARMKGLSERRVLFGHAARNALLPLATTLPMILGWAVAGSVVIETVFSWPGLGLLMIEAISRADYPVAQAAFLLIAVLTVFGTFIADLLYGLLDPRVVYA; via the coding sequence ATGGCCGGCTATCTCCTGCGTCGCTTCTGCCACATGGTCCTGACGCTGTTCGCCATGGCGACGCTGATGTTCTTCCTGTTCCGGCTCCTGCCGGGCGACCCGACCGCAACGGTGATCAGCCCCTCGCTCTATCCCAAGGCGCAGGAGGCGATGCGCCAGCAATTCGGGCTCGATCGGCCGCTCTTCGAGCAGTATCTCCTCTATCTGCGCAATCTCTGCGTCCTCGATTTCGGCTTCTCCTTCCAGACCAACCGGCCGGTCTTCGAGATGATTCAGGGCCGCCTGCTCAATACGATCCTGCTGATCCTGCCCTCGATGCTCGCCGCCTATCTCCTGGGCGCGGTCATCGGCGCGATCGCCGCCTGGAAGCGCGGCGGCGCCGCTGAGGTCAGCCTCGTCTTCACCGCGACCGCACTACAATCGGCGCCATTGTTCTGGCTCGGCATGCTCGCGATCTTGCTGTTCTCGATCAAGCTCGACCTCTTCCCGATCGGCCACATCGTCACGCCCGGGATGTTCCCCGAGCAGGACTGGCGGATGTATCTCTCCGCCGACTTCCTGCATCACCTCGCACTGCCCTTCCTGGTCAACACGCTCTACCAGCTCTGCTTCCCGCTGCTGCTGATGCGCTCGACCATGCTCTCGACCATCGGCGAGGACTATATCGAGCTCGCCCGGATGAAGGGGCTGAGCGAGCGCCGCGTCCTCTTCGGCCATGCCGCCCGCAACGCGCTGCTGCCGCTGGCGACGACGCTGCCGATGATCCTCGGCTGGGCCGTGGCGGGCTCGGTGGTGATCGAGACAGTGTTCTCCTGGCCGGGCCTCGGCCTCCTGATGATCGAGGCGATCAGCCGCGCCGATTACCCCGTGGCGCAGGCCGCCTTCCTGCTCATCGCCGTGCTGACCGTCTTCGGCACGTTCATCGCGGACCTGCTCTACGGTCTGCTCGATCCACGCGTCGTCTACGCCTGA
- a CDS encoding sugar ABC transporter substrate-binding protein, with protein sequence MTTRRTVLKGMTAAGGLLAAPQLLRAQAKTELNVIWVGWPESHITPMAEMFMKNNPTIGLKLERIPFNELFPALEVRLQARTPLPDIFFADGPLTASYSIRKHLAELDGILGNDLGRYTKAALAQGTYKGKLMTLPYISSGMVLFLNRKHFADAGVALPEPDVAKRWTWEQTLEAAKKLTDSAKNQWGLVFEMADRPYQALTLPQSKGAQVLSEDGLTATGYVDSKPFIDAMQFYADLFNKHKVTPTGVFDTNLALEMFATGRAAMYLATTPSLASISARKDLDWTVAPQPYFEGGKAVTPTGSWHIGMNPRTKQRAVAETFIKAFAQPEYVEAQARLRPNPPVLKSVWDSMGAELDTPGWRIVRSEMENTAVPRPATPGWLEYEDILRGAFREIQGGANVEQRLKKAARDIDREFAKYRG encoded by the coding sequence ATGACGACGCGCCGCACCGTTCTGAAGGGCATGACAGCCGCCGGCGGCCTGCTCGCTGCGCCGCAACTGTTGCGCGCCCAGGCCAAGACCGAGCTCAATGTGATCTGGGTCGGTTGGCCGGAGAGCCACATCACGCCGATGGCCGAGATGTTCATGAAGAACAACCCGACGATCGGCCTGAAGCTCGAGCGCATCCCGTTCAACGAGCTCTTCCCGGCGCTGGAAGTGCGCCTGCAGGCGCGCACGCCGCTGCCCGACATCTTCTTCGCCGATGGGCCGCTGACCGCCTCCTATTCGATCCGCAAGCATCTCGCCGAGCTGGACGGCATCCTCGGCAACGATCTTGGCCGCTACACCAAGGCGGCGCTTGCGCAGGGCACCTACAAGGGCAAGCTGATGACGCTGCCCTATATCAGCAGCGGCATGGTGCTGTTCCTCAACCGCAAGCACTTCGCCGATGCCGGCGTCGCCCTGCCCGAGCCCGATGTCGCCAAGCGCTGGACCTGGGAGCAGACGCTCGAAGCCGCCAAGAAGCTGACCGACTCCGCCAAGAACCAGTGGGGCCTCGTCTTCGAGATGGCCGACCGGCCCTATCAGGCGTTGACGCTGCCGCAGTCCAAGGGCGCGCAGGTGCTGAGCGAGGACGGGCTGACCGCGACGGGCTATGTCGATTCCAAGCCCTTCATCGACGCGATGCAGTTCTACGCCGACCTGTTCAACAAGCATAAGGTGACGCCGACCGGCGTGTTCGACACCAATCTCGCGCTCGAAATGTTCGCGACCGGCCGGGCTGCGATGTATCTCGCGACGACGCCGAGCCTCGCCTCGATCTCGGCGCGCAAGGATCTCGACTGGACGGTGGCGCCGCAGCCCTATTTCGAGGGCGGCAAGGCGGTGACGCCGACCGGCAGCTGGCATATCGGCATGAACCCGCGCACCAAGCAGCGCGCCGTGGCCGAGACCTTCATCAAGGCCTTCGCGCAGCCTGAGTATGTCGAGGCGCAGGCGCGCCTGCGGCCGAACCCGCCGGTGCTGAAATCGGTCTGGGATTCGATGGGCGCCGAGCTCGATACGCCCGGCTGGCGCATCGTCCGCTCCGAGATGGAGAACACCGCCGTGCCGCGGCCGGCGACGCCGGGCTGGCTCGAATACGAGGACATCCTGCGCGGCGCCTTCCGCGAGATCCAGGGCGGCGCCAATGTCGAGCAGCGGCTGAAGAAGGCCGCCCGCGACATCGACCGCGAATTCGCCAAGTACCGCGGCTGA
- a CDS encoding ATP-binding cassette domain-containing protein, which yields MIDVRDLTKHYAAAAGLRSLLPGRRGEVTRAVEGVSFDIGAGEVLGLVGESGSGKSTTGRLLVGLETPSSGTIRIDGTDSANARARDRKAFHRQVQMIFQDPYGALNPQHTVEELVGRPLLYQGVRDRAKVAASVRDALAEVGLNPPESYLAKHPHELSGGQRQRVCIARAIILEPRFIVADEPVSMLDVSIKWDIVRLLKRLARDRGIAMLYITHDLATVGAVCDRLAIMYRGRIVETGPVEAVLSAPSDAYTRTLIAAIPSADPDIVRVPPPALQQAAG from the coding sequence ATGATCGACGTCCGCGACCTGACCAAACACTATGCCGCGGCGGCGGGCCTGCGCTCGCTGCTGCCCGGCCGGCGTGGCGAGGTCACGCGGGCTGTCGAGGGGGTGAGCTTCGATATCGGCGCCGGCGAGGTGCTCGGCCTCGTCGGCGAATCCGGCTCGGGCAAGTCGACGACCGGGCGCCTGCTGGTCGGGCTGGAGACGCCGAGCTCCGGCACGATCCGGATTGACGGCACCGACAGCGCCAACGCCCGTGCTCGCGACAGGAAGGCCTTCCATCGCCAGGTCCAGATGATCTTCCAGGACCCCTATGGCGCACTCAACCCGCAGCATACGGTCGAGGAGCTGGTCGGCCGGCCGCTGCTTTACCAGGGCGTCCGCGACCGCGCCAAGGTGGCGGCGAGCGTCCGTGACGCCCTCGCGGAAGTCGGCCTCAACCCGCCCGAAAGCTATCTTGCCAAGCATCCGCACGAGCTGAGCGGCGGCCAGCGCCAGCGTGTCTGCATCGCCCGCGCGATCATCCTCGAACCGCGCTTCATCGTCGCCGACGAGCCGGTCTCGATGCTCGACGTCTCGATCAAATGGGACATCGTGCGCCTGCTCAAGCGCCTCGCCCGCGATCGCGGAATCGCCATGCTCTACATCACCCATGACCTCGCCACGGTCGGCGCGGTCTGCGACCGGCTCGCCATCATGTATCGCGGCCGCATCGTCGAGACCGGCCCGGTCGAGGCGGTGCTGTCAGCGCCGAGCGACGCCTATACGCGCACGCTGATCGCAGCGATCCCCTCGGCCGATCCCGACATCGTCCGGGTGCCGCCGCCCGCTCTCCAACAAGCGGCGGGCTGA
- a CDS encoding nucleoside hydrolase: protein MTRYIIDCDPGHDDAMAILYAAKHLDVVGLTTVAGNSSLENSTRNALAICTLAGLKLPVVPGLDRALIEPPLDGAYVHGATGIDGAELPAPGYDPLNRHAVDFIIEIAKAAPGELSLIAIGPLSNVALALRLEPRLAGWLKSIAIMGGSTTSGNRTPYAEFNIVCDPEAAAIVFDAGVPLSMVGLNVTRQAGIAERHIARLRQGGGRVSSAMADLLAFYLAKMQERYGTPTAAMHDPCAVIPLVKPGLITFQALPVHIELGEGPLRGMTACDSRPMRRDHDQPGASRPANCNVAVAVDGEACVDAVIDTILGYDRP from the coding sequence ATGACCCGCTACATCATCGATTGCGATCCCGGGCATGACGATGCGATGGCGATCCTCTACGCCGCCAAGCATCTCGACGTGGTCGGGCTGACCACCGTCGCCGGCAACTCCTCGCTGGAGAACTCGACCCGCAACGCCCTAGCGATCTGTACGCTGGCGGGCCTGAAGCTGCCCGTCGTGCCCGGCCTCGACCGCGCTTTGATCGAGCCGCCGCTCGACGGCGCCTATGTCCATGGCGCGACCGGCATCGACGGCGCGGAGCTGCCGGCACCCGGCTACGATCCGCTGAACCGGCATGCCGTCGATTTCATCATCGAGATCGCCAAGGCCGCACCCGGCGAGCTCAGCCTGATCGCGATCGGTCCGCTCAGCAATGTCGCGCTGGCGCTGCGGCTGGAGCCGCGGCTCGCCGGCTGGCTCAAGTCGATCGCGATCATGGGCGGCTCGACCACCAGCGGCAACCGCACGCCCTATGCCGAGTTCAACATCGTCTGCGATCCCGAGGCGGCGGCGATCGTCTTCGATGCCGGTGTGCCACTCAGCATGGTCGGGCTCAACGTCACTCGCCAGGCGGGGATCGCCGAGCGCCATATCGCCAGGCTGCGTCAGGGCGGCGGGCGGGTTTCTTCGGCAATGGCCGACCTGCTCGCCTTCTACCTTGCCAAGATGCAGGAGCGCTACGGCACGCCGACCGCGGCGATGCATGATCCCTGCGCCGTTATCCCGCTGGTCAAGCCGGGGCTGATCACCTTCCAGGCGCTGCCGGTCCATATCGAGCTCGGCGAAGGCCCGCTGCGAGGGATGACAGCCTGCGACAGCCGGCCGATGCGCCGCGACCACGACCAGCCCGGCGCCAGCCGCCCGGCGAATTGCAATGTCGCCGTCGCCGTCGATGGCGAGGCCTGCGTCGATGCCGTCATCGACACCATCCTCGGATATGACCGGCCATGA
- a CDS encoding ABC transporter ATP-binding protein: MAGSDTRPLLSIAGLSASYSTPRGPASALAKIDLALGKSENLGLIGESGCGKSTLLKTVMGVMPGNARIDAGSIAFQGRNLMTASAEQRRAVRWAGISMITQSALNALNPVLRVGDQIAEAILAHRQLSRAEAWRRTQELLTMVGVAPERARDYPHQFSGGMRQRAIIAMALALEPPLVLADEPTTALDVVVQDQIFRSLRELQQRLGFSLLLVTHDLALVIENCERVAVMYAGEIVETGPTRDVIRRPAHPYTLGLKNALPRLGSRDEPIAIPGGPPDLVEPPPGCRFAARCPFALPLCRSEPPPLATVAPGRQARCHRAAEIDALAPLAALPQTWDALRQAPR; encoded by the coding sequence ATGGCAGGAAGCGACACCCGTCCCCTGCTCTCGATCGCCGGCCTCAGCGCGAGCTATTCCACGCCGCGCGGCCCGGCCAGCGCCTTGGCCAAGATCGATCTCGCGCTCGGCAAGAGCGAGAATCTCGGCCTGATCGGCGAATCCGGCTGCGGCAAGAGCACGCTGCTCAAGACGGTGATGGGCGTGATGCCCGGCAATGCCCGCATCGACGCCGGCAGCATCGCCTTCCAGGGCCGCAATCTCATGACGGCCAGCGCCGAGCAACGCCGTGCCGTGCGCTGGGCCGGCATCTCGATGATCACACAAAGCGCCCTCAACGCGCTCAACCCCGTCCTGCGCGTCGGCGACCAGATCGCCGAGGCGATCCTCGCCCATCGCCAGCTCTCGCGCGCCGAGGCCTGGCGCCGCACGCAAGAGCTGCTGACCATGGTCGGTGTCGCGCCGGAGCGGGCGCGCGACTATCCGCACCAGTTCTCCGGCGGCATGCGCCAGCGCGCCATCATCGCCATGGCATTGGCGCTGGAGCCGCCGCTGGTCCTCGCCGATGAGCCGACGACCGCGCTCGATGTCGTCGTCCAGGACCAGATCTTCCGCAGCCTGCGCGAACTCCAGCAGCGGCTCGGCTTCTCGCTGCTGCTGGTGACGCACGACCTCGCTCTGGTCATCGAGAACTGCGAGCGCGTCGCGGTGATGTATGCCGGTGAGATCGTCGAGACCGGGCCGACGCGCGACGTCATCCGCCGGCCGGCCCATCCCTATACGCTCGGCCTGAAGAACGCCCTGCCCCGCCTCGGCAGCCGCGACGAACCGATCGCAATCCCGGGTGGGCCGCCCGACCTCGTCGAGCCGCCGCCAGGCTGCCGCTTCGCCGCGCGCTGCCCCTTCGCCTTGCCGCTGTGCCGGAGCGAGCCGCCGCCGCTCGCGACCGTTGCGCCGGGGCGGCAGGCCCGCTGCCATCGCGCCGCCGAGATCGACGCGCTCGCCCCGCTCGCGGCCCTGCCACAGACCTGGGACGCCCTGCGCCAGGCGCCGCGATGA
- a CDS encoding gamma-glutamylcyclotransferase — protein sequence MNYFAYANLMDIDLIHGVAPSAKALSIACLRDYELSFGTTTDGAYNGARLAPVKGAETWGVHYELSESDMAAMDKSAGTDKGHWAHKSIVLHTAAGEVVASTTYDMPNPSAPAGAPAHYIEPLLKGARANKLPPAYIAKLEKLMNGA from the coding sequence GTGAACTACTTCGCCTATGCCAATCTGATGGATATCGACCTGATCCACGGCGTCGCACCCTCGGCAAAGGCGCTCAGCATCGCCTGCCTCAGGGACTACGAGCTTTCCTTCGGAACGACCACGGACGGCGCCTACAACGGCGCGCGGCTCGCTCCCGTCAAGGGTGCCGAGACCTGGGGCGTCCATTACGAGCTCTCCGAGAGCGACATGGCGGCGATGGACAAGTCCGCCGGCACCGACAAGGGCCATTGGGCCCATAAATCCATCGTGCTGCACACCGCCGCCGGCGAGGTCGTTGCCTCGACGACCTACGACATGCCCAACCCGTCGGCACCGGCAGGTGCGCCGGCGCACTATATCGAGCCGCTGCTCAAGGGCGCGCGCGCCAACAAGCTGCCGCCGGCCTATATCGCCAAGCTTGAGAAACTGATGAACGGCGCGTGA
- a CDS encoding carbohydrate ABC transporter permease, translating into MSVDRRSTVLALGTARYVTMSLIALVLLLPLIWLVVSSLRPPADIFAHGSRLGWSMLIPDRLTLENYTSLIGTGFPRAVGNSLFVALTTMVVGVVINAAAGFAFAVFDFRFKNVIFVFVLAAAMMPFEAIVIPLYILVQSLGLIDSYAALILPDLANGFVIFMFRQFFAGLPRELYEAARVDGASWGHIWLKIALPISWPVVLTGGIMLFMHQFEAFFWPLVAAPSPEHTLVQVAIARNISLEGTEWGRLFSSTTLAGLVALVPFLLFQKFYIRNFVTSGLK; encoded by the coding sequence ATGAGCGTCGATCGCCGCTCCACCGTGCTGGCGCTCGGCACGGCCCGCTACGTCACGATGTCACTGATCGCGCTCGTGCTGCTCTTGCCGCTGATCTGGCTCGTCGTCTCCTCGCTGCGGCCGCCGGCTGATATCTTCGCCCATGGCAGCCGCCTCGGTTGGAGCATGCTGATCCCCGACCGGCTGACGCTGGAGAATTATACCTCGCTCATCGGCACCGGCTTCCCCCGTGCCGTCGGCAATTCGCTCTTCGTTGCGCTGACGACGATGGTGGTCGGTGTCGTCATCAATGCCGCCGCGGGCTTTGCCTTCGCGGTGTTCGATTTCCGCTTCAAGAACGTGATCTTCGTCTTCGTCCTTGCAGCGGCGATGATGCCGTTCGAGGCGATCGTCATCCCGCTCTACATCCTCGTGCAGAGTCTCGGCCTGATCGACAGCTACGCCGCGCTGATCCTGCCCGACCTCGCCAACGGCTTCGTCATCTTCATGTTCCGCCAGTTCTTCGCCGGCCTGCCGCGCGAGCTCTACGAGGCGGCGCGGGTCGATGGTGCCTCCTGGGGGCATATCTGGCTGAAGATCGCGCTGCCGATCTCCTGGCCGGTGGTGCTGACCGGCGGCATCATGCTGTTCATGCACCAGTTCGAAGCGTTCTTCTGGCCGCTGGTGGCAGCGCCGTCGCCGGAGCACACGCTCGTGCAGGTGGCGATCGCGCGCAATATCAGCCTTGAGGGTACGGAATGGGGGCGATTGTTTTCCTCGACCACGCTCGCCGGCCTGGTCGCGCTGGTGCCGTTCCTGCTCTTCCAGAAGTTCTACATCCGCAACTTCGTCACGAGCGGGCTGAAATAG